In Panthera tigris isolate Pti1 chromosome D2, P.tigris_Pti1_mat1.1, whole genome shotgun sequence, one DNA window encodes the following:
- the SEC31B gene encoding protein transport protein Sec31B isoform X14 — MLTLYNVTHILSSGKEPVIAQRQKHTGAVRALDFNPFQGHLLATGASDSEIFIWDLNNLNVPMTPGSKSQQPPEDIKALAWNRQVQHILASAHPSGKAVVWDLRKNEPIIKVSDHSNRMHSSGLAWHPEIATQLVLCSEDDHLPVIQLWDLRFASSPLKVLESHSRGILSVSWSQADPELLLSSAKDNQILCWNLGSGEVVYKLPTQSSWCFDVQWCPRDPPVFSAASFDGWISLYSVMGRSWEVQQIRQADKISSSFSKGQPLPPLQVPEQVAQASLIPPLQKPPKWMRRPAGVSFAFGGKLVTFGLPGTPAHQVPQPCLRLVFVSQVTTESEFLRRSAELQESLGSGNLLNYCQNKIELTSLQSEKMLWQFLKKWKRVLLTPCHQPSGIKSGEKKRRDGAGLSRAPLVTLEQDSRVKFLKLLGYSKDELQKKVATWLKSDLGLGESPQSEGDDHSNRQQVFCSQASKHITEEASASSTFFDELVPQSMTPWEIPITEDTDGLLSQALLLGELGPAVELCLKEERFADAIILARAGGADLLKQTQECYWAKKKSRISSLLACVVRKNWKDMVCTCSLQNWREALALLLTYSGPEKFPELCDMLGTRMEQEGGGALTSEARLCYVCSGNVEQLVECWAKCHQASSPLALQDLMEKVMVLNRSLELLRGPDGVSSGPATTYRVTQYANLLAAQGSLATAMSYLPRDCTQPPIQQLRDRLFHAQGSGVMGQQCPPFPFPRVVVGATPHSKETSSYRLGFQFSHQVPTPSLRPRIFTPLVTSLTPSHSSPYQSSRMQNISDYRSPGPQAAQPLPLGPGVRPALFEPPLLREQKAQVPNPTGFPGTWPPPGPPPPMAPPDTIQPGSASLAETAQQIPLLPVRLPGLSPMSFQSPAPPVSFPVTHPPGGPGAPCSNALPTTGVSTVPPGPQDSLKNAPVPRTNLQRKKLPETFMPPAPITTPVMSLTSEPRGVLSSQPSVPGVGHAPPGAPGELSLQQLQQRPPEKVERKELPPEHRSLKISFDKLLRRCSLSAADLKTKRKLDEAAQRLECLYEKLCQGTLSPHVLAGLREVARCVDAGSFEQGLAVHAQVVGCSSFSEVSSFMPVLKAVLTIAHKLHT; from the exons ATGCTTACTCTATACAATGTGACCCACATCCTGTCTTCGGGGAAGGAGCCTGTGATTGCCCAGAGGCAGAAGCACACGGGGGCTGTCCGAGCCCTTGACTTTAATCCTTTCCAG GGCCACCTCCTGGCCACAGGAGCCAGTGATTCTGAAATCTTCATTTGGGATTTGAATAACCTAAATGTGCCAATGACCCCAGGATCCAAGTCACAG CAGCCTCCAGAAGACATCAAAGCACTCGCTTGGAACCGGCAGGTTCAACACATTCTGGCTTCTGCTCACCCCAGCGGCAAGGCAGTTGTGTGGGATCTCAGAAAGAATGAACCTATCATCAAAGTCAGCGATCATAGCAACAGG ATGCACAGCTCAGGCCTGGCCTGGCACCCAGAGATAGCCACCCAATTGGTGCTCTGCTCAGAAGATGATCATCTTCCAGTGATTCAGCTGTGGGATTTGCGCTTTGCCTCCTCTCCCCTGAAGGTGCTGGAGAGCCACAGCAG gGGGATCTTGTCAGTGTCGTGGAGCCAGGCTGACCCTGAGCTGCTGCTCAGTAGTGCCAAGGACAACCAGATCTTGTGCTGGAACCTGGGGAGTGGTGAG GTAGTATATAAGCTACCCACACAGAGTAGCTGGTGCTTTGATGTGCAGTGGTGCCCTCGGGACCCTCCAGTGTTCTCTGCTGCCTCCTTCGACGGCTGGATCAGTTTGTACTCCGTGATGGGTAGGAGCTGGGAAGTCCAGCAGATCAGACAGGCTGACAAG ATCTCTTCTTCCTTCAGCAAAGGCCAGCCTCTCCCACCATTGCAGGTGCCAGAGCAAGTGGCCCAAGCATCACTGATACCTCCTCTACAAAAACCCCCCAAATGGATGAGAAGGCCAGCAGGTGTTTCATTTGCT TTTGGGGGAAAGCTGGTTACCTTTGGCCTCCCTGGCACCCCTGCCCATCAGGTGCCACAGCCTTGCCTCCGCCTAGTCTTCGTCAGTCAAGTCACCACAGAATCTGAATTCCTGAGGCGGTCAGCTGAGCTGCAGGAGTCCCTGGGGTCAGGAAATCTCCTGAATTATTGTCAGAACAAGATCGAACTAACGTCACTACAAAGTGAAAAGATGCTCTGGCAGTTCCTGAAG AAATGGAAGAGGGTTTTGTTAACACCATGCCACCAGCCCAGCGGGATCAAatctggggagaaaaagaggagagatggTGCCGGCCTTAGTAGGGCACCTCTG GTGACCTTAGAACAAGACTCCAGAGTGAAATTTCTAAAACTATTAGGATACAGTAAAGATGAACTTCAGAAGAAG GTGGCCACGTGGCTGAAGAGTGACTTGGGGCTGGGTGAGAGCCCTCAGTCCGAGGGAGATGATCACAGTAACAGACAGCAGGTCTTCTGCAGCCAG GCCTCAAAACACATCACAGAGGAAGCTTCTGCCTCCTCAACCTTCTTTGATGAGCTGGTCCCTCAGAGTATGACTCCATGGGAGATCCCCATCACAGAAG ACACTGATGGACTCCTGAGCCAGGCTCTCCTGCTTGGAGAACTGGGCCCTGCTGTGGAGCTGTGTCTAAAGGAAGAGCGCTTTGCTGATGCCATCATCCTGGCCCGGGCTGGGGGTGCAGATCTGCTAAAGCAAACACAGGAGTGCTACTGGgccaagaagaaaagcagaatctCCTCG CTTCTAGCCTGTGTTGTACGGAAGAATTGGAAGGATATGGTGTGTACCTGTAGCCTGCAGAACTGGAGAGAGGCACTGGCCTTGCTACTGACATACTCAGGGCCAGAGAAATTCCCTGAGCTCTGTG ACATGCTGGGTACGCGCATGGAACAGGAGGGTGGCGGAGCACTGACCTCTGAAGCCAGACTCTGTTATGTGTGCTCAGGGAACGTGGAGCAGCTGGTGGAGTGTTGGGCAAAATGCCACCAGGCTTCATCCCCCCTGGCTCTACAG GACCTGATGGAGAAGGTGATGGTCCTGAATAGGAGCTTGGAGCTACTGCGGGGTCCTGATGGGGTGAGCTCAGGCCCTGCCACAACCTACAGGGTCACTCAGTATGCCAACCTCCTGGCAGCCCAGGGCAGCCTGGCCACTGCCATGAGCTACCTACCCAGGGACTGTACTCAG CCACCAATTCAGCAGCTGAGAGATCGGCTTTTTCATGCCCAGGGGTCTGGTGTCATGGGCCAACAGTgtcctccttttcccttcccccggGTTGTTGTGGGGGCTACCCCCCACTCTAAAGAGACATCATCTTACAGATTGGGATTCCAGTTTTCTCACCAG GTTCCAACTCCATCGCTAAGGCCAAGGATTTTCACACCTCTAGTGACATCCTTGACACCTTCTCATTCTAGCCCTTATCAAAGCTCCAGAATGCAGAATATAAGTGACTACAGGTCACCTGGGCCCCAGGCAGCCCAGCCTTTGCCCTTGGGCCCTGGGGTAAGACCTG ctttatttGAGCCACCACTGTTAAGAGAGCAAAAGGCACAAGTTCCTAACCCCACAGGGTTCCCTGGAACATGGCCTCCTCCTGGTCCACCTCCACCCATGGCACCCCCAGACACCATACAGCCTGGCTCTGCCTCCCTGGCTGAGACTGCTCAACAGATCCCTCTGCTTCCTGTGAGACTCCCAGGTCTCAGTCCTATGAGCTTccagtccccagcccctcctgtcaGCTTCCCTGTGACACACCCTCCAGGAGGGCCCGGTGCTCCATGCTCTAATGCCCTCCCAACCACTGGCGTCTCGACTGTTCCCCCAG GACCTCAAGATTCCTTGAAAAATGCCCCAGTGCCCAGGACAAACCTTCAGAGGAAAAAG ttGCCAGAGACATTTATGCCCCCAGCACCGATTACCACTCCAGTTATGAGCCTCACCTCTGAGCCACGAGGGGTCCTTTCCTCCCAGCCTTCTGTCCCTGGTGTGGGCCATGCTCCCCCAGGAGCACCAGGAGAACTCAGCCTGCAG cAGCTTCAGCAGCGGCCACCTGAGAAGGTGGAAAGGAAGGAGCTGCCCCCAGAGCATCGGTCCTTGAAGATTAGCTTTGACAAGCTTCTACGACGCTGCTCCCTGTCTGCCGCTGACTTA AAGACAAAACGGAAGCTGGATGAGGCAGCCCAACGTCTAGAATGTCTATATGAGAAGCTCTGCCAGGGGACA CTCTCGCCTCATGTCCTGGCTGGGCTCCGTGAGGTTGCCCGATGTGTGGACGCAGGAAGCTTTGAGCAGGGCCTTGCAGTGCATGCCCAGGTGGTGGGCTGCAGCAGCTTCAGCGAGGTCTCCAGCTTCATGCCTGTCCTGAAGGCCGTCCTCACCATTGCTCATAAGCTGCACACGTAA
- the SEC31B gene encoding protein transport protein Sec31B isoform X1 produces MKLKELERPAVQVWSPASQCPVYLATGTSAQQLDASFSTNGTLEIFEVDFRDPSLDLKRKGVLSASSRFYKLIWGSFGNGLLEASGVIAGGGNNGMLTLYNVTHILSSGKEPVIAQRQKHTGAVRALDFNPFQGHLLATGASDSEIFIWDLNNLNVPMTPGSKSQQPPEDIKALAWNRQVQHILASAHPSGKAVVWDLRKNEPIIKVSDHSNRMHSSGLAWHPEIATQLVLCSEDDHLPVIQLWDLRFASSPLKVLESHSRGILSVSWSQADPELLLSSAKDNQILCWNLGSGEVVYKLPTQSSWCFDVQWCPRDPPVFSAASFDGWISLYSVMGRSWEVQQIRQADKISSSFSKGQPLPPLQVPEQVAQASLIPPLQKPPKWMRRPAGVSFAFGGKLVTFGLPGTPAHQVPQPCLRLVFVSQVTTESEFLRRSAELQESLGSGNLLNYCQNKIELTSLQSEKMLWQFLKKWKRVLLTPCHQPSGIKSGEKKRRDGAGLSRAPLVTLEQDSRVKFLKLLGYSKDELQKKVATWLKSDLGLGESPQSEGDDHSNRQQVFCSQASKHITEEASASSTFFDELVPQSMTPWEIPITEDTDGLLSQALLLGELGPAVELCLKEERFADAIILARAGGADLLKQTQECYWAKKKSRISSLLACVVRKNWKDMVCTCSLQNWREALALLLTYSGPEKFPELCDMLGTRMEQEGGGALTSEARLCYVCSGNVEQLVECWAKCHQASSPLALQDLMEKVMVLNRSLELLRGPDGVSSGPATTYRVTQYANLLAAQGSLATAMSYLPRDCTQPPIQQLRDRLFHAQGSGVMGQQCPPFPFPRVVVGATPHSKETSSYRLGFQFSHQVPTPSLRPRIFTPLVTSLTPSHSSPYQSSRMQNISDYRSPGPQAAQPLPLGPGVRPALFEPPLLREQKAQVPNPTGFPGTWPPPGPPPPMAPPDTIQPGSASLAETAQQIPLLPVRLPGLSPMSFQSPAPPVSFPVTHPPGGPGAPCSNALPTTGVSTVPPGPQDSLKNAPVPRTNLQRKKLPETFMPPAPITTPVMSLTSEPRGVLSSQPSVPGVGHAPPGAPGELSLQQLQQRPPEKVERKELPPEHRSLKISFDKLLRRCSLSAADLKTKRKLDEAAQRLECLYEKLCQGTLSPHVLAGLREVARCVDAGSFEQGLAVHAQVVGCSSFSEVSSFMPVLKAVLTIAHKLHT; encoded by the exons GTTTTACAAGCTGATCTGGGGGAGCTTTGGCAATGGGCTTCTGGAAGCCTCCGGGGTTATTGCAGGCGGAGGGAACAATGGCATGCTTACTCTATACAATGTGACCCACATCCTGTCTTCGGGGAAGGAGCCTGTGATTGCCCAGAGGCAGAAGCACACGGGGGCTGTCCGAGCCCTTGACTTTAATCCTTTCCAG GGCCACCTCCTGGCCACAGGAGCCAGTGATTCTGAAATCTTCATTTGGGATTTGAATAACCTAAATGTGCCAATGACCCCAGGATCCAAGTCACAG CAGCCTCCAGAAGACATCAAAGCACTCGCTTGGAACCGGCAGGTTCAACACATTCTGGCTTCTGCTCACCCCAGCGGCAAGGCAGTTGTGTGGGATCTCAGAAAGAATGAACCTATCATCAAAGTCAGCGATCATAGCAACAGG ATGCACAGCTCAGGCCTGGCCTGGCACCCAGAGATAGCCACCCAATTGGTGCTCTGCTCAGAAGATGATCATCTTCCAGTGATTCAGCTGTGGGATTTGCGCTTTGCCTCCTCTCCCCTGAAGGTGCTGGAGAGCCACAGCAG gGGGATCTTGTCAGTGTCGTGGAGCCAGGCTGACCCTGAGCTGCTGCTCAGTAGTGCCAAGGACAACCAGATCTTGTGCTGGAACCTGGGGAGTGGTGAG GTAGTATATAAGCTACCCACACAGAGTAGCTGGTGCTTTGATGTGCAGTGGTGCCCTCGGGACCCTCCAGTGTTCTCTGCTGCCTCCTTCGACGGCTGGATCAGTTTGTACTCCGTGATGGGTAGGAGCTGGGAAGTCCAGCAGATCAGACAGGCTGACAAG ATCTCTTCTTCCTTCAGCAAAGGCCAGCCTCTCCCACCATTGCAGGTGCCAGAGCAAGTGGCCCAAGCATCACTGATACCTCCTCTACAAAAACCCCCCAAATGGATGAGAAGGCCAGCAGGTGTTTCATTTGCT TTTGGGGGAAAGCTGGTTACCTTTGGCCTCCCTGGCACCCCTGCCCATCAGGTGCCACAGCCTTGCCTCCGCCTAGTCTTCGTCAGTCAAGTCACCACAGAATCTGAATTCCTGAGGCGGTCAGCTGAGCTGCAGGAGTCCCTGGGGTCAGGAAATCTCCTGAATTATTGTCAGAACAAGATCGAACTAACGTCACTACAAAGTGAAAAGATGCTCTGGCAGTTCCTGAAG AAATGGAAGAGGGTTTTGTTAACACCATGCCACCAGCCCAGCGGGATCAAatctggggagaaaaagaggagagatggTGCCGGCCTTAGTAGGGCACCTCTG GTGACCTTAGAACAAGACTCCAGAGTGAAATTTCTAAAACTATTAGGATACAGTAAAGATGAACTTCAGAAGAAG GTGGCCACGTGGCTGAAGAGTGACTTGGGGCTGGGTGAGAGCCCTCAGTCCGAGGGAGATGATCACAGTAACAGACAGCAGGTCTTCTGCAGCCAG GCCTCAAAACACATCACAGAGGAAGCTTCTGCCTCCTCAACCTTCTTTGATGAGCTGGTCCCTCAGAGTATGACTCCATGGGAGATCCCCATCACAGAAG ACACTGATGGACTCCTGAGCCAGGCTCTCCTGCTTGGAGAACTGGGCCCTGCTGTGGAGCTGTGTCTAAAGGAAGAGCGCTTTGCTGATGCCATCATCCTGGCCCGGGCTGGGGGTGCAGATCTGCTAAAGCAAACACAGGAGTGCTACTGGgccaagaagaaaagcagaatctCCTCG CTTCTAGCCTGTGTTGTACGGAAGAATTGGAAGGATATGGTGTGTACCTGTAGCCTGCAGAACTGGAGAGAGGCACTGGCCTTGCTACTGACATACTCAGGGCCAGAGAAATTCCCTGAGCTCTGTG ACATGCTGGGTACGCGCATGGAACAGGAGGGTGGCGGAGCACTGACCTCTGAAGCCAGACTCTGTTATGTGTGCTCAGGGAACGTGGAGCAGCTGGTGGAGTGTTGGGCAAAATGCCACCAGGCTTCATCCCCCCTGGCTCTACAG GACCTGATGGAGAAGGTGATGGTCCTGAATAGGAGCTTGGAGCTACTGCGGGGTCCTGATGGGGTGAGCTCAGGCCCTGCCACAACCTACAGGGTCACTCAGTATGCCAACCTCCTGGCAGCCCAGGGCAGCCTGGCCACTGCCATGAGCTACCTACCCAGGGACTGTACTCAG CCACCAATTCAGCAGCTGAGAGATCGGCTTTTTCATGCCCAGGGGTCTGGTGTCATGGGCCAACAGTgtcctccttttcccttcccccggGTTGTTGTGGGGGCTACCCCCCACTCTAAAGAGACATCATCTTACAGATTGGGATTCCAGTTTTCTCACCAG GTTCCAACTCCATCGCTAAGGCCAAGGATTTTCACACCTCTAGTGACATCCTTGACACCTTCTCATTCTAGCCCTTATCAAAGCTCCAGAATGCAGAATATAAGTGACTACAGGTCACCTGGGCCCCAGGCAGCCCAGCCTTTGCCCTTGGGCCCTGGGGTAAGACCTG ctttatttGAGCCACCACTGTTAAGAGAGCAAAAGGCACAAGTTCCTAACCCCACAGGGTTCCCTGGAACATGGCCTCCTCCTGGTCCACCTCCACCCATGGCACCCCCAGACACCATACAGCCTGGCTCTGCCTCCCTGGCTGAGACTGCTCAACAGATCCCTCTGCTTCCTGTGAGACTCCCAGGTCTCAGTCCTATGAGCTTccagtccccagcccctcctgtcaGCTTCCCTGTGACACACCCTCCAGGAGGGCCCGGTGCTCCATGCTCTAATGCCCTCCCAACCACTGGCGTCTCGACTGTTCCCCCAG GACCTCAAGATTCCTTGAAAAATGCCCCAGTGCCCAGGACAAACCTTCAGAGGAAAAAG ttGCCAGAGACATTTATGCCCCCAGCACCGATTACCACTCCAGTTATGAGCCTCACCTCTGAGCCACGAGGGGTCCTTTCCTCCCAGCCTTCTGTCCCTGGTGTGGGCCATGCTCCCCCAGGAGCACCAGGAGAACTCAGCCTGCAG cAGCTTCAGCAGCGGCCACCTGAGAAGGTGGAAAGGAAGGAGCTGCCCCCAGAGCATCGGTCCTTGAAGATTAGCTTTGACAAGCTTCTACGACGCTGCTCCCTGTCTGCCGCTGACTTA AAGACAAAACGGAAGCTGGATGAGGCAGCCCAACGTCTAGAATGTCTATATGAGAAGCTCTGCCAGGGGACA CTCTCGCCTCATGTCCTGGCTGGGCTCCGTGAGGTTGCCCGATGTGTGGACGCAGGAAGCTTTGAGCAGGGCCTTGCAGTGCATGCCCAGGTGGTGGGCTGCAGCAGCTTCAGCGAGGTCTCCAGCTTCATGCCTGTCCTGAAGGCCGTCCTCACCATTGCTCATAAGCTGCACACGTAA
- the SEC31B gene encoding protein transport protein Sec31B isoform X3 produces MKLKELERPAVQVWSPASQCPVYLATGTSAQQLDASFSTNGTLEIFEVDFRDPSLDLKRKGVLSASSRFYKLIWGSFGNGLLEASGVIAGGGNNGMLTLYNVTHILSSGKEPVIAQRQKHTGAVRALDFNPFQGHLLATGASDSEIFIWDLNNLNVPMTPGSKSQPPEDIKALAWNRQVQHILASAHPSGKAVVWDLRKNEPIIKVSDHSNRMHSSGLAWHPEIATQLVLCSEDDHLPVIQLWDLRFASSPLKVLESHSRGILSVSWSQADPELLLSSAKDNQILCWNLGSGEVVYKLPTQSSWCFDVQWCPRDPPVFSAASFDGWISLYSVMGRSWEVQQIRQADKISSSFSKGQPLPPLQVPEQVAQASLIPPLQKPPKWMRRPAGVSFAFGGKLVTFGLPGTPAHQVPQPCLRLVFVSQVTTESEFLRRSAELQESLGSGNLLNYCQNKIELTSLQSEKMLWQFLKKWKRVLLTPCHQPSGIKSGEKKRRDGAGLSRAPLVTLEQDSRVKFLKLLGYSKDELQKKVATWLKSDLGLGESPQSEGDDHSNRQQVFCSQASKHITEEASASSTFFDELVPQSMTPWEIPITEDTDGLLSQALLLGELGPAVELCLKEERFADAIILARAGGADLLKQTQECYWAKKKSRISSLLACVVRKNWKDMVCTCSLQNWREALALLLTYSGPEKFPELCDMLGTRMEQEGGGALTSEARLCYVCSGNVEQLVECWAKCHQASSPLALQDLMEKVMVLNRSLELLRGPDGVSSGPATTYRVTQYANLLAAQGSLATAMSYLPRDCTQPPIQQLRDRLFHAQGSGVMGQQCPPFPFPRVVVGATPHSKETSSYRLGFQFSHQVPTPSLRPRIFTPLVTSLTPSHSSPYQSSRMQNISDYRSPGPQAAQPLPLGPGVRPALFEPPLLREQKAQVPNPTGFPGTWPPPGPPPPMAPPDTIQPGSASLAETAQQIPLLPVRLPGLSPMSFQSPAPPVSFPVTHPPGGPGAPCSNALPTTGVSTVPPGPQDSLKNAPVPRTNLQRKKLPETFMPPAPITTPVMSLTSEPRGVLSSQPSVPGVGHAPPGAPGELSLQQLQQRPPEKVERKELPPEHRSLKISFDKLLRRCSLSAADLKTKRKLDEAAQRLECLYEKLCQGTLSPHVLAGLREVARCVDAGSFEQGLAVHAQVVGCSSFSEVSSFMPVLKAVLTIAHKLHT; encoded by the exons GTTTTACAAGCTGATCTGGGGGAGCTTTGGCAATGGGCTTCTGGAAGCCTCCGGGGTTATTGCAGGCGGAGGGAACAATGGCATGCTTACTCTATACAATGTGACCCACATCCTGTCTTCGGGGAAGGAGCCTGTGATTGCCCAGAGGCAGAAGCACACGGGGGCTGTCCGAGCCCTTGACTTTAATCCTTTCCAG GGCCACCTCCTGGCCACAGGAGCCAGTGATTCTGAAATCTTCATTTGGGATTTGAATAACCTAAATGTGCCAATGACCCCAGGATCCAAGTCACAG CCTCCAGAAGACATCAAAGCACTCGCTTGGAACCGGCAGGTTCAACACATTCTGGCTTCTGCTCACCCCAGCGGCAAGGCAGTTGTGTGGGATCTCAGAAAGAATGAACCTATCATCAAAGTCAGCGATCATAGCAACAGG ATGCACAGCTCAGGCCTGGCCTGGCACCCAGAGATAGCCACCCAATTGGTGCTCTGCTCAGAAGATGATCATCTTCCAGTGATTCAGCTGTGGGATTTGCGCTTTGCCTCCTCTCCCCTGAAGGTGCTGGAGAGCCACAGCAG gGGGATCTTGTCAGTGTCGTGGAGCCAGGCTGACCCTGAGCTGCTGCTCAGTAGTGCCAAGGACAACCAGATCTTGTGCTGGAACCTGGGGAGTGGTGAG GTAGTATATAAGCTACCCACACAGAGTAGCTGGTGCTTTGATGTGCAGTGGTGCCCTCGGGACCCTCCAGTGTTCTCTGCTGCCTCCTTCGACGGCTGGATCAGTTTGTACTCCGTGATGGGTAGGAGCTGGGAAGTCCAGCAGATCAGACAGGCTGACAAG ATCTCTTCTTCCTTCAGCAAAGGCCAGCCTCTCCCACCATTGCAGGTGCCAGAGCAAGTGGCCCAAGCATCACTGATACCTCCTCTACAAAAACCCCCCAAATGGATGAGAAGGCCAGCAGGTGTTTCATTTGCT TTTGGGGGAAAGCTGGTTACCTTTGGCCTCCCTGGCACCCCTGCCCATCAGGTGCCACAGCCTTGCCTCCGCCTAGTCTTCGTCAGTCAAGTCACCACAGAATCTGAATTCCTGAGGCGGTCAGCTGAGCTGCAGGAGTCCCTGGGGTCAGGAAATCTCCTGAATTATTGTCAGAACAAGATCGAACTAACGTCACTACAAAGTGAAAAGATGCTCTGGCAGTTCCTGAAG AAATGGAAGAGGGTTTTGTTAACACCATGCCACCAGCCCAGCGGGATCAAatctggggagaaaaagaggagagatggTGCCGGCCTTAGTAGGGCACCTCTG GTGACCTTAGAACAAGACTCCAGAGTGAAATTTCTAAAACTATTAGGATACAGTAAAGATGAACTTCAGAAGAAG GTGGCCACGTGGCTGAAGAGTGACTTGGGGCTGGGTGAGAGCCCTCAGTCCGAGGGAGATGATCACAGTAACAGACAGCAGGTCTTCTGCAGCCAG GCCTCAAAACACATCACAGAGGAAGCTTCTGCCTCCTCAACCTTCTTTGATGAGCTGGTCCCTCAGAGTATGACTCCATGGGAGATCCCCATCACAGAAG ACACTGATGGACTCCTGAGCCAGGCTCTCCTGCTTGGAGAACTGGGCCCTGCTGTGGAGCTGTGTCTAAAGGAAGAGCGCTTTGCTGATGCCATCATCCTGGCCCGGGCTGGGGGTGCAGATCTGCTAAAGCAAACACAGGAGTGCTACTGGgccaagaagaaaagcagaatctCCTCG CTTCTAGCCTGTGTTGTACGGAAGAATTGGAAGGATATGGTGTGTACCTGTAGCCTGCAGAACTGGAGAGAGGCACTGGCCTTGCTACTGACATACTCAGGGCCAGAGAAATTCCCTGAGCTCTGTG ACATGCTGGGTACGCGCATGGAACAGGAGGGTGGCGGAGCACTGACCTCTGAAGCCAGACTCTGTTATGTGTGCTCAGGGAACGTGGAGCAGCTGGTGGAGTGTTGGGCAAAATGCCACCAGGCTTCATCCCCCCTGGCTCTACAG GACCTGATGGAGAAGGTGATGGTCCTGAATAGGAGCTTGGAGCTACTGCGGGGTCCTGATGGGGTGAGCTCAGGCCCTGCCACAACCTACAGGGTCACTCAGTATGCCAACCTCCTGGCAGCCCAGGGCAGCCTGGCCACTGCCATGAGCTACCTACCCAGGGACTGTACTCAG CCACCAATTCAGCAGCTGAGAGATCGGCTTTTTCATGCCCAGGGGTCTGGTGTCATGGGCCAACAGTgtcctccttttcccttcccccggGTTGTTGTGGGGGCTACCCCCCACTCTAAAGAGACATCATCTTACAGATTGGGATTCCAGTTTTCTCACCAG GTTCCAACTCCATCGCTAAGGCCAAGGATTTTCACACCTCTAGTGACATCCTTGACACCTTCTCATTCTAGCCCTTATCAAAGCTCCAGAATGCAGAATATAAGTGACTACAGGTCACCTGGGCCCCAGGCAGCCCAGCCTTTGCCCTTGGGCCCTGGGGTAAGACCTG ctttatttGAGCCACCACTGTTAAGAGAGCAAAAGGCACAAGTTCCTAACCCCACAGGGTTCCCTGGAACATGGCCTCCTCCTGGTCCACCTCCACCCATGGCACCCCCAGACACCATACAGCCTGGCTCTGCCTCCCTGGCTGAGACTGCTCAACAGATCCCTCTGCTTCCTGTGAGACTCCCAGGTCTCAGTCCTATGAGCTTccagtccccagcccctcctgtcaGCTTCCCTGTGACACACCCTCCAGGAGGGCCCGGTGCTCCATGCTCTAATGCCCTCCCAACCACTGGCGTCTCGACTGTTCCCCCAG GACCTCAAGATTCCTTGAAAAATGCCCCAGTGCCCAGGACAAACCTTCAGAGGAAAAAG ttGCCAGAGACATTTATGCCCCCAGCACCGATTACCACTCCAGTTATGAGCCTCACCTCTGAGCCACGAGGGGTCCTTTCCTCCCAGCCTTCTGTCCCTGGTGTGGGCCATGCTCCCCCAGGAGCACCAGGAGAACTCAGCCTGCAG cAGCTTCAGCAGCGGCCACCTGAGAAGGTGGAAAGGAAGGAGCTGCCCCCAGAGCATCGGTCCTTGAAGATTAGCTTTGACAAGCTTCTACGACGCTGCTCCCTGTCTGCCGCTGACTTA AAGACAAAACGGAAGCTGGATGAGGCAGCCCAACGTCTAGAATGTCTATATGAGAAGCTCTGCCAGGGGACA CTCTCGCCTCATGTCCTGGCTGGGCTCCGTGAGGTTGCCCGATGTGTGGACGCAGGAAGCTTTGAGCAGGGCCTTGCAGTGCATGCCCAGGTGGTGGGCTGCAGCAGCTTCAGCGAGGTCTCCAGCTTCATGCCTGTCCTGAAGGCCGTCCTCACCATTGCTCATAAGCTGCACACGTAA